The Cellulosimicrobium cellulans genome contains the following window.
CGCTCCTCGACGTGCGCGAGCGCGACGAGTGGCGGTCCGGGCACGCGCCTCAGGCCGTGCACGTCCCGCTCGCCGACGTCTCGACCGCCGGGCCGCGTCGCCTGCAGGACGGCGCGACCGTCGTCGTCATGTGCGCGTCCGGGATGCGCTCGCGCACCGCGGCCCGCCAGCTCCGCTCGCTCGGGTACGCCGCGACGAGCCTGTCCGGCGGGATCGGCGCGTGGCAGGCCGCGGGCGGAGCCGTGCGACGCTGATCCT
Protein-coding sequences here:
- a CDS encoding rhodanese-like domain-containing protein, yielding MIDRLRRLFSRPTDDGGVRPTVDAPTALQLVRDGATLLDVRERDEWRSGHAPQAVHVPLADVSTAGPRRLQDGATVVVMCASGMRSRTAARQLRSLGYAATSLSGGIGAWQAAGGAVRR